A window of Candidatus Aminicenantes bacterium genomic DNA:
GTCTCCGGGCAAGCGATCGCGGTCAGGGGCAAGGCCGGCCTGGCGCCGGTCGACGTGACCACTGAACCCTACCCCGGCTTTCCCACCGACCTGCAAGCCCAGCTGACCACGCTGCTGACCCAAGCCGACGGGGTCTCGCGGGTCAGGGAAAAAATATTCAACGACCGTTTCCGCCACGTGGGCGAATTGAACCGCCTGGGCGCCGCCATTGACGTCCAGGGTGACACGGCGGTAATCCGCGGCCCGGCCCGGCTGCGCGGGGCGGTGATCAAGACCACCGACCTGCGTGCCTCGGCGGCGCTGGTCCTCGGCGGCCTGCAGGCCACGGGCGAAACCGTCATCGAAAACTCATACCAGTTGTTTCGCGGCTACGAATCCATGCCGCTGAAATTGAAAAATCTGGGCGCCGATATTACAATCATCTAGGAGGCAAAATGGAGTCGTGCATCTTTTGCAAGATTGTGGGCAAAGAGATCCCGACCGTCTTCATCCTCGAGGACGAGCTGGCGGTCAGCTTCAAGGACATCGAGCCCCAGGCTCCGCTCCACCTCCTGGTCGTACCGCGCCAGCATGTCGCTTCCCTGAACGAGGTGCGCGACGAACGCCTGCTGGGCCATTTGCTCGCTTTTGCTTATAAGACGGCCGCGAAGGCCGGGCTGAATCAATACCGCCTGGTGATCAACACCGGGCGTGACGCCGGGCAGGCCGTTTTTCACCTGCACCTGCACATACTCGGCGGCCGCAAGCTGGGCTGGCCCCCGGGCTGAGGAGCACCCATGAAAATCACCTGGCTTGGACACTCGGCCCTAAAGATCGAGGGCAGCAAGATTGTTTTCATCGATCCCTTTTTAACCAACAACCCCAAGGCGTCGCTGCGCGCCCAGGACATCACCCGCGCCGACGTGGTGGCGGTCAGCCACGACCATGGCGACCATCTGGGTGACAGCTACGCCATTTGCCGCAAAACCGGGGCTACCCTGGTCGCCCTCTATGAGATCGCCCTCGACGCTGAGGCGAAGCAGGTCAAGGCCGAAGCCATGGGCATCGGCGGCACGGTGCGTGTCGCCGGGGTGGACATTTCGCTCGTCCCGGCTTTCCACAGCGGCGGGCTCGGCGGCACCGCGGCCGGCATCGTCGTGGCCATGGACGGCAAGACCGTCTACCATGCCGGCGACACCGGGCTGACCCTGGAGATGAAGCTGATCGGCGAAATGTACCGCCCCGACATCGCCTTCCTGCCCATCGACGGCCGCTTCAACATGACCCCGCGCCTGGCCGCCAAGGCGGTCGAGCTGCTGCGCGTGCCCCGGGTCGTCCCCATCCATTACGACACCTTCCCCGCCATCCAGTCGTCCGCGGCCGAGTTTCGGAAGCTGGTCGGGACGGCCAGCGTCGTGACCGTGCTGGCTC
This region includes:
- a CDS encoding metal-dependent hydrolase encodes the protein MKITWLGHSALKIEGSKIVFIDPFLTNNPKASLRAQDITRADVVAVSHDHGDHLGDSYAICRKTGATLVALYEIALDAEAKQVKAEAMGIGGTVRVAGVDISLVPAFHSGGLGGTAAGIVVAMDGKTVYHAGDTGLTLEMKLIGEMYRPDIAFLPIDGRFNMTPRLAAKAVELLRVPRVVPIHYDTFPAIQSSAAEFRKLVGTASVVTVLAPGESIEL
- a CDS encoding histidine triad nucleotide-binding protein, with protein sequence MESCIFCKIVGKEIPTVFILEDELAVSFKDIEPQAPLHLLVVPRQHVASLNEVRDERLLGHLLAFAYKTAAKAGLNQYRLVINTGRDAGQAVFHLHLHILGGRKLGWPPG